A segment of the Deltaproteobacteria bacterium genome:
CACGAAATGGGTCCTGGCCATGATTTCTGGGGTTCCCAGAACAAAGGCCACTGCCGAGTCCTTGAGAAGAATGGAGTATTCGTTTGACCAGCCAGGGATGGACAAACGCAGAGCCTGGGGCAGGATGATGGACCTGATGGCCGTCAGATCGCTCATTCCCAAGGCGCTGGCGGCCCTGAACTGTCCGTGGGGCAATGAACCCAGAGACCCCCGGAATATTTGAGACTGATAGGCGGCGCTGGTCATGCCCAGCACCAGGCTGGCCGCTGAGATCGCGCCCAGATTGAGCCCCAGAAAATTGCACAGGCCGAAATAGAAAAGAAACAGTAGCACGAGGATAGGAACGCCCCGAAAAAACCAGACATAGAGACCCACGACCCGTCTGGC
Coding sequences within it:
- a CDS encoding amino acid ABC transporter permease — its product is MIESFGIVWGALPYLLQGTGVTVVCVVAAMLVGFILGVPMALIQVYGPLWARRVVGLYVWFFRGVPILVLLFLFYFGLCNFLGLNLGAISAASLVLGMTSAAYQSQIFRGSLGSLPHGQFRAASALGMSDLTAIRSIILPQALRLSIPGWSNEYSILLKDSAVAFVLGTPEIMARTHFVASRTYEHLPLYITAGILYFILTWIGVNSLRMLEKKVRIPGYGH